One segment of Curtobacterium sp. MR_MD2014 DNA contains the following:
- the rpsT gene encoding 30S ribosomal protein S20 codes for MANIKSQMKRIKTNLKAQERNKAYRSELKTVIRHTNEAVVAGDKDKAVAALALAAKKLDKAVSKGVIHKNQAANRKSAIAKKVSAL; via the coding sequence ATGGCGAACATCAAGTCGCAGATGAAGCGCATCAAGACCAACCTCAAGGCCCAGGAGCGCAACAAGGCCTACCGCTCGGAGCTCAAGACGGTCATCCGCCACACGAACGAGGCCGTCGTCGCCGGCGACAAGGACAAGGCCGTCGCGGCCCTGGCCCTCGCGGCGAAGAAGCTCGACAAGGCCGTGAGCAAGGGCGTCATCCACAAGAACCAGGCGGCGAACCGCAAGTCGGCCATCGCCAAGAAGGTCTCCGCGCTCTGA
- the lepA gene encoding translation elongation factor 4 — MSPQASAPLEPAATPAEAIRNFCIIAHIDHGKSTLADRMLQITGIVEERAMRAQYLDRMDIERERGITIKSQAVRMPWELDGQTFALNMIDTPGHVDFSYEVSRSLAACEGAILLVDAAQGIEAQTLANLYLALENDLEIIPVLNKIDLPAADPDKYAAELAQLIGGKPEDVLRVSGKTGVGVAELLDRVVRTVPAPVGDVEAAPRAMIFDSVYDSYRGVVTYVRMIDGTIHPREKVQMMSTRSTHEILEIGVSSPEPKPTKGLSVGEVGYLITGVKDVRQSKVGDTVTTAQKPATEALPGYTDPKPMVFSGLYPIDGSDYPDLREALDKLKLSDAALVYEPETSVALGFGFRCGFLGLLHLEIITERLSREFGLDLITTAPSVIYEVTNEDTTVTEVTNPSEFPGGRIVEVREPMVRAAILAPKDYVGAIMELCQSRRGSLLGMEYLGEDRVEIRYEMPLGEIVFDFFDQLKSKTQGYASLDYEPTGDQAADLVKVDILLQGEQVDAFSAIVHRDKAYAYGTLMTERLRKLIPRQQFEVPIQAAIGARIIARESIRAMRKDVLAKCYGGDITRKRKLLEKQKEGKKRMKMVGRVEVPQEAFIAALSGDVEEKKK; from the coding sequence GTGAGCCCACAAGCATCCGCGCCGCTCGAGCCCGCCGCGACCCCGGCCGAGGCGATCCGCAACTTCTGCATCATCGCGCACATCGACCACGGCAAGTCCACGCTGGCCGACCGCATGCTGCAGATCACCGGCATCGTCGAGGAGCGGGCGATGCGTGCGCAGTACCTCGACCGCATGGACATCGAGCGCGAGCGCGGCATCACGATCAAGTCGCAGGCCGTCCGCATGCCGTGGGAGCTCGACGGACAGACCTTCGCCCTGAACATGATCGACACCCCCGGGCACGTCGACTTCTCGTACGAGGTCTCGCGCTCGCTCGCGGCGTGCGAGGGCGCGATCCTGCTCGTCGACGCGGCGCAGGGCATCGAGGCCCAGACGCTCGCCAACCTGTACCTGGCGCTCGAGAACGACCTCGAGATCATCCCGGTCCTCAACAAGATCGACCTGCCGGCGGCCGACCCCGACAAGTACGCCGCCGAGCTCGCGCAGCTCATCGGTGGCAAGCCGGAGGACGTCCTCCGCGTCTCGGGCAAGACCGGTGTCGGTGTCGCCGAGCTCCTCGACCGCGTGGTCCGGACCGTGCCGGCGCCGGTCGGCGACGTCGAGGCGGCCCCCCGCGCGATGATCTTCGACTCGGTCTACGACAGCTACCGCGGCGTGGTGACGTACGTCCGGATGATCGACGGCACGATCCACCCGCGCGAGAAGGTCCAGATGATGTCGACCCGGTCGACGCACGAGATCCTCGAGATCGGTGTGTCGTCGCCCGAGCCGAAGCCGACGAAGGGACTGTCGGTCGGCGAGGTCGGCTACCTGATCACCGGTGTGAAGGACGTCCGGCAGTCGAAGGTCGGTGACACGGTCACGACGGCGCAGAAGCCGGCGACCGAGGCACTGCCCGGGTACACGGACCCGAAGCCGATGGTGTTCTCGGGGCTGTACCCGATCGACGGTTCCGACTACCCGGACCTGCGCGAGGCGCTCGACAAGCTCAAGCTGTCGGACGCGGCCCTCGTGTACGAGCCCGAGACCTCGGTGGCGCTCGGCTTCGGCTTCCGCTGCGGCTTCCTCGGCCTGCTGCACCTCGAGATCATCACCGAGCGCCTGTCGCGGGAGTTCGGCCTCGACCTCATCACGACGGCCCCGAGCGTGATCTACGAGGTCACGAACGAGGACACGACCGTGACCGAGGTCACGAACCCCTCCGAGTTCCCGGGCGGTCGCATCGTCGAGGTCCGCGAGCCGATGGTCCGCGCGGCGATCCTCGCGCCGAAGGACTACGTCGGCGCGATCATGGAGCTCTGCCAGTCGCGGCGCGGGTCCCTGCTCGGCATGGAGTACCTGGGCGAGGACCGCGTCGAGATCCGGTACGAGATGCCCCTCGGCGAGATCGTGTTCGACTTCTTCGACCAGCTGAAGAGCAAGACGCAGGGCTACGCCTCGCTCGACTACGAGCCGACCGGCGACCAGGCCGCCGACCTCGTCAAGGTCGACATCCTGCTGCAGGGCGAGCAGGTCGACGCGTTCAGTGCGATCGTGCACCGCGACAAGGCGTACGCGTACGGCACGCTGATGACCGAGCGTCTCCGCAAGCTCATCCCGCGGCAGCAGTTCGAAGTGCCGATCCAGGCCGCGATCGGTGCGCGGATCATCGCCCGCGAGAGCATCCGTGCGATGCGCAAGGACGTCCTGGCGAAGTGCTACGGCGGTGACATCACCCGCAAGCGCAAGCTCCTCGAGAAGCAGAAGGAGGGCAAGAAGCGCATGAAGATGGTGGGTCGCGTCGAGGTCCCGCAGGAAGCCTTCATCGCAGCGCTCTCGGGCGATGTCGAAGAGAAGAAGAAGTAG
- the hemW gene encoding radical SAM family heme chaperone HemW, translated as MPSALPIADPAPADGLLTPGPGAGDVPFGVYVHVPFCRVRCGYCDFNTYTASELRGVRRDDYAGHAVQEIRWAAEVLDRSGVPRRPVSTVFFGGGTPTMLPADDLVMILRAIDDTWGILPGAEVTTEANPDSVDADAIATLQRGGFTRMSYGMQSAVPHVLATLDRTHDPERVPVVVDLAKQQGLDVSLDLIYSTPGESLDDWRTSLEAALACAPDHVSAYSLIVEDGTAMGRMVARGDLPAPDDDLAADMYELADRTLADAGYSWYEVSNWARTDEAGGPERHASRHNLSYWKGHDWWGVGPGAHSAVAGTRWWNVKHPAAYANRVLAGESPAAGRETLDADTRYVERVLLAARVRGELTTAELGREARGRVAGLIARGLVDGTAAVRGRIELTLQGRLLADAVVRELLD; from the coding sequence ATGCCGAGTGCGCTCCCGATCGCCGATCCCGCTCCCGCGGACGGCCTGCTCACCCCTGGCCCCGGCGCCGGCGACGTCCCCTTCGGCGTCTACGTCCACGTGCCGTTCTGCCGGGTGCGGTGCGGCTACTGCGACTTCAACACCTACACGGCGTCCGAGCTGCGCGGGGTGCGCCGTGACGACTACGCCGGCCACGCGGTGCAGGAGATCCGGTGGGCGGCCGAGGTCCTCGACCGCTCCGGGGTGCCGCGACGCCCGGTCTCGACGGTGTTCTTCGGCGGTGGCACGCCGACGATGCTGCCGGCGGACGACCTGGTGATGATCCTCCGGGCGATCGACGACACGTGGGGCATCCTGCCGGGGGCGGAGGTCACCACCGAGGCGAACCCGGACTCCGTGGACGCGGACGCGATCGCGACCCTGCAGCGCGGCGGGTTCACCCGGATGAGCTACGGCATGCAGTCGGCCGTCCCGCACGTCCTCGCGACGCTCGACCGGACCCACGACCCCGAGCGGGTTCCGGTCGTGGTGGACCTCGCGAAGCAGCAGGGCCTCGACGTCAGCCTCGACCTCATCTACTCGACCCCGGGGGAGTCGCTCGACGACTGGCGCACCTCGCTCGAGGCCGCGCTGGCCTGCGCGCCCGACCACGTGTCGGCGTACTCGCTCATCGTCGAGGACGGCACGGCGATGGGGCGCATGGTGGCCCGCGGCGACCTGCCGGCCCCGGACGACGACCTCGCCGCCGACATGTACGAGCTCGCCGACCGGACCCTCGCCGACGCCGGGTACTCCTGGTACGAGGTCTCGAACTGGGCGCGCACCGACGAGGCCGGTGGTCCGGAGCGCCACGCGAGCCGACACAACCTGTCCTACTGGAAGGGCCACGACTGGTGGGGCGTCGGCCCGGGTGCGCACTCCGCGGTCGCCGGCACCCGCTGGTGGAACGTGAAGCACCCGGCCGCGTACGCGAACCGGGTGCTGGCAGGCGAGTCGCCCGCGGCGGGGCGCGAGACGCTCGACGCCGACACCCGGTACGTCGAACGGGTGCTGCTCGCCGCGCGCGTCCGCGGCGAGCTCACCACCGCGGAGCTCGGCCGGGAGGCACGTGGCCGGGTCGCCGGTCTCATCGCGCGTGGCCTCGTGGACGGCACGGCCGCGGTGCGGGGACGCATCGAGCTCACCCTGCAGGGCCGGCTGCTCGCGGACGCTGTCGTCCGCGAGCTGCTCGACTGA
- the holA gene encoding DNA polymerase III subunit delta translates to MPWSGVRPAPVVLVTGPEQFLAERASSVLRDLLVGEDPALEVHDLEADQYAPGLLATLASPSLFGEPRLVRVTNVEKCTDAFITETISYLQAPADDVTLVLRHGGGMRGKKLLDTIRSGVGGGVEVQCDELKRDTDKIDFVNAEFRAARRKIAPSAVRTLVAAFSDDLAELAAACRQLLADEAEEITDRTVDKYYGGRVETNAFKVADIALAGRSAPAIVELRHALATGEAPVPIVAAFASKIRTMAKVSAFRGPSGQAASALGMAPWQVQRAQRDVAGWSEAGLANAITSIAAADTAVKGGSRDAHYALEVMVRTIARRGEER, encoded by the coding sequence GTGCCGTGGTCCGGTGTCCGGCCGGCGCCCGTCGTGCTGGTCACCGGTCCCGAGCAGTTCCTGGCGGAGCGGGCGAGCAGCGTCCTCCGTGACCTGCTCGTCGGCGAGGACCCGGCGCTCGAGGTGCACGACCTCGAGGCAGACCAGTACGCCCCCGGCCTCCTGGCGACGCTCGCGAGCCCGTCGCTCTTCGGCGAACCGCGGCTCGTGCGGGTGACGAACGTCGAGAAGTGCACCGATGCCTTCATCACCGAGACGATCTCCTACCTGCAGGCGCCCGCTGACGACGTCACGCTGGTCCTGCGACACGGTGGGGGCATGCGCGGCAAGAAGCTGCTCGACACCATCCGCAGCGGGGTCGGCGGCGGCGTCGAGGTCCAGTGCGACGAGCTCAAGCGCGACACCGACAAGATCGACTTCGTCAACGCCGAGTTCCGGGCCGCCCGGCGGAAGATCGCGCCCTCGGCAGTCCGCACGCTCGTCGCGGCGTTCTCCGACGACCTCGCGGAGCTCGCGGCGGCGTGCCGGCAGCTGCTGGCCGACGAGGCCGAGGAGATCACCGACCGCACCGTCGACAAGTACTACGGCGGTCGCGTCGAGACCAACGCGTTCAAGGTCGCGGACATCGCGCTCGCAGGACGCTCGGCTCCGGCGATCGTCGAGCTGCGGCACGCCCTCGCGACGGGGGAGGCGCCGGTGCCGATCGTCGCGGCGTTCGCGAGCAAGATCCGCACGATGGCCAAGGTCAGCGCCTTCCGCGGGCCGAGCGGCCAGGCGGCGTCCGCACTCGGCATGGCGCCGTGGCAGGTGCAGCGCGCGCAGCGCGACGTCGCCGGGTGGAGCGAAGCCGGGTTGGCGAACGCGATCACGAGCATCGCGGCGGCGGACACGGCGGTGAAGGGCGGCTCTCGCGACGCGCACTACGCGCTCGAGGTCATGGTCCGCACCATCGCCCGTCGCGGCGAGGAGCGCTGA
- a CDS encoding pyridoxal phosphate-dependent aminotransferase yields the protein MPSLAPRIDSVPASGIRRVYEQAALLRADDTDVAMLVIGEPDVPVAPHIGEAARRAWTEDRTDYTPNGGIAPLRAAIRDKLRRENRIEVDVEQVWTTIGATQALFQAMTLVLSPGDEVLVPDPGYTTFTMNAHIIGATPVPYRLEPQHDFEPDLAALEASVTEHTRAIVVNSPSNPLGSVFGEDTLRALLALAKRHDLWVISDEVYEYFTHGTRHVSIAALDDDDRVFTAFSLSKTYAMTGVRVGYLVTPKGMGPTMRTTQEAMISCVAEPDQWAALAAIVGDHQAVQDAREHYRANLAVAKEVLDAAGIRYLDPRGAFYLWIDVSHASQGDVAEWALAFLHREHVAVAPGSAFGRSGEGWIRVCLAATVDDLRRGLGALPAPASVTV from the coding sequence GTGCCATCCCTCGCTCCACGCATCGACTCCGTCCCCGCCTCCGGCATCCGTCGCGTCTACGAGCAGGCGGCCCTGCTGCGAGCCGACGACACCGACGTCGCGATGCTCGTGATCGGTGAGCCCGACGTCCCGGTCGCGCCGCACATCGGCGAGGCCGCGCGCCGCGCGTGGACCGAGGACCGCACGGACTACACGCCGAACGGCGGCATCGCACCGCTCCGCGCGGCGATCCGCGACAAGCTCCGTCGCGAGAACCGCATCGAGGTCGACGTCGAGCAGGTCTGGACGACGATCGGCGCGACCCAGGCACTGTTCCAGGCGATGACCCTCGTGCTGAGCCCCGGGGACGAGGTCCTGGTGCCCGACCCCGGCTACACGACCTTCACGATGAACGCGCACATCATCGGTGCCACCCCCGTGCCGTACCGGCTCGAGCCGCAGCACGACTTCGAACCCGACCTCGCGGCACTCGAGGCGAGCGTCACCGAGCACACCCGTGCGATCGTGGTGAACTCGCCGTCGAACCCGCTCGGCTCGGTGTTCGGCGAGGACACCCTGCGCGCGCTGCTGGCCCTGGCGAAGCGGCACGACCTGTGGGTGATCAGCGACGAGGTCTACGAGTACTTCACCCACGGCACGCGTCACGTGAGCATCGCGGCCCTCGACGACGACGACCGGGTCTTCACCGCCTTCTCGTTGAGCAAGACGTACGCGATGACCGGTGTCCGGGTCGGCTACCTGGTGACGCCGAAGGGCATGGGGCCCACGATGCGCACGACGCAGGAGGCGATGATCAGCTGCGTCGCGGAACCGGACCAGTGGGCCGCGCTGGCGGCGATCGTGGGCGACCACCAGGCGGTGCAGGACGCACGCGAGCACTACCGTGCGAACCTCGCCGTCGCGAAGGAGGTCCTCGACGCAGCGGGCATCCGCTACCTCGACCCGCGCGGCGCCTTCTACCTGTGGATCGACGTCTCGCACGCGTCGCAGGGCGACGTCGCCGAGTGGGCGCTGGCGTTCCTGCACCGCGAGCACGTCGCGGTCGCCCCGGGCAGCGCCTTCGGTCGGTCCGGTGAGGGGTGGATCCGGGTCTGCCTGGCGGCGACCGTCGACGACCTCCGTCGCGGCCTGGGAGCGCTGCCGGCGCCCGCCAGCGTGACCGTCTGA
- a CDS encoding HAD family hydrolase yields the protein MEHHTVPTTVLWDIDGTLVLNAASPGNLYHLAVERAVGRDLVLKVGHQHGRTDAGLIADHVRAHDLDDALIPTVSRHLRDLTDERYGRGERRSPAPGAAALVRRFAGLGWRNGLLTGNSEHRARVKLGGAGFDLGAFDWEHSYFGDAEVERTGVTARAAAALSGERAVIVGDTPRDGEAADAVGIPFVAVATGVYEVDALRGTSAVCVARDCVQDARLLEEAIAALPPLR from the coding sequence ATGGAGCACCACACCGTCCCCACCACGGTGCTGTGGGACATCGACGGCACCCTCGTGCTGAACGCGGCGTCGCCCGGCAACCTGTACCACCTGGCCGTCGAGCGCGCGGTCGGCCGCGACCTCGTGCTGAAGGTCGGACACCAGCACGGCCGGACCGACGCCGGGCTCATCGCGGACCACGTCCGGGCACACGACCTCGACGACGCGCTCATCCCCACGGTCAGCCGGCACCTGCGCGACCTGACCGACGAGCGCTACGGCCGGGGCGAACGCCGCTCCCCCGCCCCCGGAGCCGCCGCGCTCGTCCGCCGGTTCGCCGGACTCGGCTGGCGGAACGGCCTGCTGACCGGCAACTCCGAGCACCGGGCCCGCGTGAAGCTGGGCGGGGCGGGCTTCGACCTCGGCGCCTTCGACTGGGAGCACTCGTACTTCGGGGACGCGGAAGTCGAGCGCACCGGCGTCACCGCACGCGCCGCCGCCGCCCTGTCCGGGGAGCGAGCCGTCATCGTCGGCGACACCCCGCGGGACGGCGAGGCGGCCGACGCGGTGGGGATCCCGTTCGTCGCGGTCGCGACCGGGGTCTACGAGGTCGACGCCCTGCGTGGGACGAGCGCGGTGTGCGTCGCGCGGGACTGCGTGCAGGACGCCCGACTGCTCGAGGAGGCGATCGCCGCGCTGCCGCCGCTGCGCTGA
- a CDS encoding DUF4870 domain-containing protein, with the protein MSYGQQPGGPQDGRYGQQQGGPQNPQGPQYPAGFTPPQPMSPEDQRLWATLTHVGGIFFSLVVPIIAYLVLRDRGQFVKEHTRQALNFHITMAIAGFVCSLLAFVVIGLVLLPILYVIVIVFAIMAALAANRGDFYRYPLTIEFIKQ; encoded by the coding sequence ATGAGCTACGGACAGCAACCGGGCGGCCCGCAGGACGGCCGCTACGGCCAGCAGCAGGGCGGACCCCAGAACCCGCAGGGACCGCAGTACCCGGCCGGCTTCACGCCGCCCCAGCCGATGTCGCCGGAGGACCAGCGACTCTGGGCGACGCTGACGCACGTCGGCGGCATCTTCTTCAGCCTGGTCGTGCCGATCATCGCCTACCTGGTGCTGCGCGACCGCGGGCAGTTCGTGAAGGAGCACACCCGTCAGGCACTGAACTTCCACATCACGATGGCGATCGCCGGGTTCGTGTGCAGCCTGTTGGCGTTCGTCGTCATCGGACTCGTGCTGCTGCCGATCCTGTACGTGATCGTGATCGTCTTCGCGATCATGGCCGCCCTCGCGGCGAACCGCGGTGACTTCTACCGCTACCCGCTCACCATCGAGTTCATCAAGCAGTAG
- the hrcA gene encoding heat-inducible transcriptional repressor HrcA encodes MVSERSLEVLKAIVRDYVASREPVGSKTIVERHAFGVSAATIRNDMAQLEDEQLIVAPHTSSGRVPTDKGYRLFVDHLAAARPLSSAQRHAIETFLGTPNDLDEVLGRTVRLLSQLTNQVALVQYPSMVRARVQHVELVRLGDTRLMVVLITDTARVEQRVVETDVPLDEEALTELRTVVNGASVGLLLQDVPRALREVPQQLRPDAQTLGGVVVATLIEQVAANRQDRLVMAGAANLAKSERDFSGGLFSVLEAIEEQVTLLRLFGEMQVDDVAVAASIGVENAEYGLDATSIVAGGYLAGGGAVARLGVLGPTRMDYGTNMAAVRAVARYLSKLLGEH; translated from the coding sequence ATGGTCAGCGAACGCTCCCTCGAGGTCCTCAAGGCGATCGTGCGGGACTACGTCGCCTCGCGCGAGCCCGTCGGCTCGAAGACGATCGTCGAGCGCCACGCCTTCGGGGTCAGCGCCGCGACGATCCGCAACGACATGGCGCAGCTCGAGGACGAACAGCTGATCGTGGCGCCGCACACCTCGTCGGGGCGGGTGCCGACCGACAAGGGGTACCGACTCTTCGTCGACCACCTGGCCGCAGCCCGGCCGCTGTCGAGCGCGCAGCGCCACGCCATAGAGACCTTCCTCGGCACGCCGAACGACCTCGACGAGGTCCTCGGTCGCACGGTCCGCCTGCTCAGCCAGCTCACCAACCAGGTCGCGCTGGTGCAGTACCCGTCGATGGTGCGCGCACGCGTGCAGCACGTCGAGCTCGTCCGGCTCGGTGACACCCGCCTGATGGTCGTGCTCATCACCGACACCGCCCGGGTCGAGCAGCGCGTGGTCGAGACGGACGTCCCCCTCGACGAGGAGGCGCTCACCGAGCTCCGCACCGTCGTGAACGGGGCGAGCGTCGGGCTCCTGCTGCAGGACGTCCCGCGTGCCCTGCGCGAGGTGCCGCAGCAGCTCCGTCCGGACGCGCAGACCCTCGGCGGCGTCGTCGTCGCGACGCTCATCGAGCAGGTCGCGGCGAACCGGCAGGACCGCCTGGTCATGGCCGGCGCGGCGAACCTGGCGAAGAGCGAACGCGACTTCTCCGGCGGACTGTTCTCCGTGCTCGAGGCGATCGAGGAGCAGGTGACCCTGCTCCGCCTGTTCGGCGAGATGCAGGTGGACGACGTGGCCGTCGCCGCGAGCATCGGCGTCGAGAACGCCGAGTACGGCCTCGACGCGACGAGCATCGTCGCCGGTGGCTACCTCGCCGGCGGCGGAGCGGTCGCCCGACTCGGGGTCCTCGGCCCCACCCGCATGGACTACGGCACGAACATGGCCGCCGTCCGTGCGGTCGCACGGTACCTGTCCAAGCTGCTGGGCGAACATTGA
- a CDS encoding family 16 glycoside hydrolase, translating to MSARTAGVLTGALVVALTVATGVTTTADPTLAAYTAASSNRSTASTVGDYALTGLPFRDSFAGGQGAWRTYGGSWTTRTQFGYGTFTETAGSSDGPKAVTGDPSWTDYTMQADVQVNSGTNAGLLVRVTDPAPGADAFTGYSIGLDRTDNTLSISRTKHGATTRLASATIPGRLANGQFYHVVVQAAGCGITAWSTTVGANDWTRASVSESSADCLTSGAIGLRGNGSAAGYRFVTATAGALAPSLAADPYNSTLATGRFEDGAPARVFGGTWAIDQQEERIRSTAYANTGDKQVLNRVWGDMTLTGDVRLMRTPRSGSDAGLVVRVNDPSTGIDSMRAYSVGITATGMTIGEHRSPGFVGSFVSFGRTVQAEEWWHLTVEAVGCTITATASPADGGTPVQGRVSFGACSSTSGAVGIREQGTEAEWRNLAVTPR from the coding sequence GTGAGTGCCAGGACGGCGGGCGTGCTCACCGGGGCGCTCGTCGTGGCGCTCACCGTGGCGACCGGTGTCACCACGACGGCCGATCCCACCCTCGCCGCGTACACGGCGGCGTCGTCGAACCGGAGCACCGCGAGCACGGTCGGTGACTACGCCCTGACGGGCCTGCCGTTCCGTGACTCCTTCGCCGGAGGGCAGGGGGCGTGGAGGACCTACGGCGGCTCCTGGACGACCCGGACGCAGTTCGGCTACGGCACGTTCACCGAGACGGCAGGCTCCTCCGACGGGCCCAAGGCCGTCACGGGTGACCCGTCGTGGACGGACTACACGATGCAGGCGGACGTCCAGGTGAACAGCGGGACGAACGCAGGGCTCCTGGTCCGCGTCACGGATCCCGCTCCGGGTGCCGATGCGTTCACGGGGTACTCGATCGGTCTGGACCGGACGGACAACACGCTGTCGATCAGCCGGACGAAGCACGGTGCGACGACCCGACTGGCGTCCGCGACGATCCCCGGCAGGCTCGCGAACGGACAGTTCTACCACGTGGTCGTGCAGGCCGCCGGGTGCGGCATCACCGCCTGGTCGACCACCGTCGGCGCGAACGACTGGACGCGGGCGAGCGTCTCGGAGTCGTCGGCCGACTGCCTGACGTCGGGCGCGATCGGGCTGCGCGGCAACGGCAGCGCAGCCGGCTACCGCTTCGTGACGGCCACAGCGGGTGCCCTCGCACCCTCGCTCGCGGCGGACCCGTACAACTCGACCCTCGCCACGGGCCGGTTCGAGGACGGAGCGCCCGCGCGGGTGTTCGGGGGCACGTGGGCGATCGACCAGCAGGAGGAACGGATCCGCAGCACGGCCTACGCGAACACCGGGGACAAGCAGGTCCTGAACCGGGTCTGGGGCGACATGACCCTGACGGGCGACGTGCGCCTGATGCGCACCCCGAGGTCGGGCAGCGACGCGGGTCTCGTCGTCCGGGTGAACGACCCGTCCACGGGGATCGACTCGATGCGCGCCTACTCCGTCGGCATCACCGCGACCGGGATGACCATCGGCGAGCACCGGTCGCCCGGGTTCGTCGGGTCGTTCGTGTCCTTCGGTCGGACGGTGCAGGCCGAGGAGTGGTGGCACCTCACCGTCGAGGCGGTCGGCTGCACGATCACGGCCACCGCGTCACCGGCCGACGGCGGGACACCCGTCCAGGGTCGCGTGTCCTTCGGTGCCTGCTCGTCGACGAGCGGCGCGGTCGGGATCCGCGAGCAGGGCACCGAGGCCGAGTGGCGGAACCTCGCCGTCACGCCACGCTGA
- a CDS encoding DUF1990 family protein — protein MSSRGSYRTALTYGAVGATQAADLMTYPPEGFTPAESRARIGHGDARFETAVTQALTWQIQERSGIRVQVEDHPDDDEVRYNPVTFDEHGVPIAPASIGTPRVEKFAADGTPLLTAGTTATLEMHAFGQTVHAPVRVVSIIDETDRKGFAYGTLEGHPLSGEESFVVERTSDGSVWLQVRQFSQPSSRKWAFVAPLLRRQQRVMAAKYLSALRGD, from the coding sequence ATGAGTTCCCGCGGCAGCTACCGGACCGCCCTGACCTACGGTGCCGTCGGTGCCACGCAGGCGGCGGACCTCATGACCTACCCGCCGGAGGGCTTCACCCCGGCGGAGTCGCGGGCGCGCATCGGCCACGGCGACGCCCGGTTCGAGACCGCGGTGACGCAGGCGTTGACCTGGCAGATCCAGGAGCGCAGCGGCATCCGGGTGCAGGTCGAGGACCATCCCGACGACGACGAGGTCCGCTACAACCCGGTGACGTTCGACGAGCACGGTGTCCCGATCGCACCGGCCTCGATCGGCACGCCCCGGGTGGAGAAGTTCGCCGCCGACGGCACCCCGCTGCTGACGGCGGGCACCACGGCGACGCTCGAGATGCACGCGTTCGGGCAGACCGTGCACGCGCCGGTCCGCGTCGTGTCGATCATCGACGAGACCGACCGCAAGGGCTTCGCCTACGGCACGCTCGAGGGGCACCCGCTGTCCGGCGAGGAGTCCTTCGTGGTCGAGCGCACGAGCGACGGTTCGGTGTGGCTGCAGGTCCGCCAGTTCTCGCAGCCGTCGAGCCGGAAGTGGGCGTTCGTGGCGCCGCTGCTCCGTCGACAGCAGCGGGTCATGGCAGCGAAGTACCTCAGCGCACTGCGCGGCGACTGA